CGGCTGCAGTGGGTGACTATCTTGTTGCCAGAGACCTGCTGGATGGGTCGCTGCAAACGACCGGGATCACGGATCTGGATCTGGTGGTCACGGCCATCACAGCATcgggggcgaggaggtcaatTGACTATGAAAGAATTGAGTTTCTGGGAGATTCCATTCTCAAGTTTTGCACAACTATCAACTGCTCGGCACAGTGTAAGTTTACTTGCCCCTTTGATTTCTAGAACAGTGGCTGACCGCGGTTCAAGACCTTCACTTCCCAGAAGGCTTCCTCTCGGCGACCAAAGACAAGATCGTCTCCAACTACCGTCTCTGCAAAGCTGCCATAGATTTCGGGCTCGCCCGCTACATCATCAACACTGCCTACACGACAGACAAGTGGCGACCCGTGTTTGTGGAAGATTACCTCGAGCGCACCGACAACCCTTCTTCCGATGGACCGAAAACCAGGGAGATGCCGACCAAAACCCTCGCCGATGTGGTAGAAGCCTTGATCGGCGCCTCCCACATCAGCGGCGGTATCAACAAAGCCCTCGCTTGTATTTCTCTGTTTCTCCCCGAGGCCAAATGGCAGAGCATCGACCACGGCCGCCAGGTCCTCTACGACGAAGCCCCCGACGACGagcccctccctcctaacATGCACCTTCTGGAGAAACTGATCGGGTATACTTTCAAGAAAAAGTCCCTCCTCATCGAGGCAATGACCCATCCCTCTTTCAACGTGCAAGATACCCGCGCCTCCCTCGACAGGCTAGAATTTCTTGGCGACGCGATACTAGACTACCTCGTTGTCGaatccctcttctccctccgcGAACCACTGACCGGTCTCCCCCTCGAAAACTCCAAGCTCCACCTTTTACGCACCGCCCTTGTCAACGCCGACattttggggtttttggtgatggagtgGGCCATCGAAGAGGAAAGATACAACGCTGAAGTCATCCTCCCTGATCCCACTTCCAACCcatacctctccccctcaCGACGAACTTCTAGTTCAAGCACTAACCCCCCAGAGATCAACCTCATCAGCACCACGGCCAAATTCCCGCTGTGGTCATTCCTGCGGTACACCTCGCCCGAAATGGGCGAGCACATCCTCTCTACCCAATCCCGGCATTCTTTTCTCCGGGACGAAATCCGTCACGCCCTCGACCGCGGCAAAAAATACCCCTGGTCCGCGCTTACAAGACTTCAAGCCCAAAAGTTTTATGGCGATGTTTTTGAGAGCTTGATGGGAGCTGTCTGGGTTGATAGTGGGGATTTGGAAGAGTgcagggggttgatggaacGAATTGGGATCatgggggtgatggagaggttggtgagggagggggtgcacTGTTTGCATccgaaggaggagttggggctTTTGGCGGCGGGAAGGGCGGTGGAGTATAGGGTTGAGGAGAACGAGGAAGGGCAGTGGGAGTGTGCTGTTGTTTGGGcggagacggggaggaggtggttagggttgggggtgcgaggaaggggaggaggctaGGGTTAGGGGGGCTGATGCTGCggttggggtgttgaaggcggagaaggaggtaAGGGaacaggagaagaggagggtgatgttggagaaCTTGGGAAaggatgtggttgttgatgcgtgagggaggggtagaCTGGGTGTCTCTAATGGGGATGATTCGGGCAGCGAAGGGGGTTGGTATCAGCGGGAATCTCTCTACATCTGTGTTTTTgatgtttcttttttgtttctctgcTTGGATATTGCCTATTTCTTGTTCTGCAtattttttctctcttggaTGACGATTGCCGCAAAATATCTGTTTCATAGCGCTGGCTTGGATAAAGCGCGAGATACCCACAGAGCTCATTGTTTGAATACCCTGCCAGTGTGCGGTATATTTTAAACAAATATACCTTGCGCTGACCGGGTTTTGAGGGGTTAGCTGTATGGATAGTTGTGTTTTTACTGAGCAGCGCTAGACAGGTAGAGAGCTGATTTGGATATTGAGTgtgggtttggaggttggTTAGATTCAACATATCCGGACATCTGGGATCACGAAGGAGGACTTGAATGAAATTGTCGTCTGGAGATATCTTTTGTTGAGTAGATTGCTTCAATTTTCCAATTTTCAGTAGGCTGATGAACTGTTATTCGGGTTGCAGTCGAGCTGTTGGGTTAGAGTAGAGATTCAACATGACGTGTAAGTCGGCATAAAGCTCAAAAAGCTGGCCTTGGTACGGGATACCCAACGGATATCACGGCATTCTTCTTGACCACTTAGCCCATCCCGCAGCGAATGCAAGTCCCACTCCCAAACTTAAATACTTGCAAGGCAATATTCTACAGTCTTGGATGACGTTTACCCTACCTCGCTCGGGAAgtcccatcatcaaagacgTATGCACTATATCCGAACCGAACCGAACCATCATCCTATGATGTAGGTGAGCAACTAACTTAGCTTCCCCGAAAGGTGAGAGAGGTgagcgatgatgatgcggcCCGCGCATCCGCTCGGCGGCAGCGCCCGCCTCTTCAATCAAgctttgttggaggaggatcaaAAAAACTGGGAAGAAAGCCGATTGCGTTATCGCTCAGGCCGGGGCCATGTATTGTCTTGTTGCTAGCTATCCTCTCCAGAACGATGCATTGGACTAGGAATCTTGGTGGCTAGGCGAGTGTATGGTCGGAAGGATCACGACCATAAAGTCCCTGAACCTTGTTTGTCGACAATATATTGGGCCGTCCTGACCAGTGGGAATCTCGCCGAGTTTCTACACCACCCGGCTCTCTCATGCAAATGCGGGCGGGAtcttttggaggggtggtggagagggcacAGTTTGGCAGGTGTCTTCGACTCCCTGCCGTACGAAGTACTCTGACGACACAAGCTGGGATTGGCAGACCTTGGAGCTATTGCGTGGGGGTACAGCCAGACTGGgcggggctggggaggactATTCTTGTTTGGGGATGGTGCATCTATGGCAACACGAACTTCAGGTTCGAAAGGCGGTTGGTTACACGagttgggaggtgggtgtgaTTGGTTGGTGTCGGAATGTTTCGAGCCGCGATTGCGTGGACTTTTCTTTGGGGGGGAATGAGGACTATTTGCATTGCTGGGAGAAGAGCGATTGATagacgttggtgatgaagcTTGGCTAGAGATAGCTCACGATATATTTTTCTTGGTAGGTAAGCGTATCCCTGCAAATCCCGTTGGAGTTTGGTTTGACAGGGGGATCGAGATCTCGCCGGGGGGTTGCTGCAGCCGAACCATGGCAGACGACAAAACCAAAGCTCCACATGCGATATCGCGATATGGCAGGTGTGTGTATTTGTGTGTCTGTGGAAGAAAACAGAATCAGGTAACccgtgttgttggtgtttgtgatAGCCCAGTTTGATGGGCCATGTTGTATCTGTCACACCTCCCAGTAGTCCTCATCATTATAGTCGTGTTGGTTTTATTATCTTTGACCCTTTCCCCGCCatgttttgtgtgtgtgttctctcatctcttccaccacaccacactcTCCAGTCACTCGTTTTGACGATAAGGCCAGGAATTCTCAGCTGAGGACAAGGACGGGACCGCTTCCGGGGAGCACCTGAAGGCAAACGGAGACCCGGCGGTGAACACACAGCAGCTCTTGACGGATACGGGGCCACTCGCTTTTTATTCCTCTTATGATATCGATTCTGCCGGATTGGGTGACTTGGTAGGAAAGAAGGGAACAACAACAGGAATACGAATTAACCGCCACCAATTCGACAAAAAAAACGAGCACACTCGTTCTTTCCCTTGAGGGTCAGTCCGACTTTGACCGTTTGATCAACCCACCACTCGCACctgccctccctcccagcaCTGTGGTTCTGTGGTCTGCACgggtgtgtggtgtgttTGCAACGGTCGCGTCTTCTCCCGTTCGTTTGCAGCTTTGAACCTCTGGTTCAAGCCCGTTATCAGATCACCCCAAGCAACACCACAAAACACCCACCAACAAAAATAAAttattttttgttttgaGTATTCTCTCTGCAGAGATATCTCAAAAACAGGAATTTGACCAGTATCTTGTCGACATTGATTATTGCGAAACTTGGCAACAAAAATCTTATCCACCTCTTGGCGATCTCCTGACAAGCACTGAAAAATGAAGCTTTCTTGGCCTGCCGCGATTGCGGCGCTGGCCGTTGCCACAACCGTTGAAGCCATTGGCCCTATTTCTTCTGTCGGGAACAAGCTTTTTACTCCGGATGGGAAGCAGTTTTTTGTCAagggtatgtttttttccACATTCTGCTGATCAAATTGGACTTTTTGGCTaattttggggggttggttgtaGGCATTGCTTATCAGTTGTCGCCAGGTAAGATTTTGGCATTTGCGCGACTTGGACAATCCACACAAGAACATGGCAGCTAACATCAAACCACAACAGACGACCCCCTGATTGACACTGAGCAGTGCAAGCGGGATGTTGAGCTTATGAAGGAGTTGGGTCCCAACACCATTAGGGTCTACCATGTTGACGCGGACAAGAACCACGACGGCTGCATGAAGGCTTTCAATGATGCTGGGATTACGGCTTTGATTGATTTGGATACGTTTGATACGTACATTGAGCCTGTACGAACTCCCCTCTGCCCTTCAGTTCATCAGACTTGAAATACTAACACCCGAGTAGGCCAAACCCGCCTGGACCAAACGGATGCACGACCGCTACGCCGAGGTCATGGACGCCTTCATCAAGTACGACAACGTCCTGGGCTTCTTCGTCGGCAACGAAATCATTTCCACCGAAGCCCACTCCCAGGCGGCCCCCTTCATCAAGGCGGCTGTTCGCGACATGAAAGCCCACCGTGGCGCCAAAAACTACCGCGAGGTCCCCATCGGGTACTCGGCGGCTGACATTGCCGAGCTTCGCCCAATGCTCCAAGACTATTTGACATGCGGCGGAAACTCGTCCGAGAATGTCGACTTCTTCGCGTTGAATAGCTACGAGTGGTGCGACCCTTCCACCTACGAGACTTCTGGCTACGAGAACTTGCAGAAGCAGGCCAAGGACTTCCCGGTGCCCATATTTTTTAGTGAGACAGGGTGCAACGTTCCCGGCCCGAGGCTGTTTGACGACCAGCTTGCCATTTTTGGGCCAAAGATGAGGAATGATTGGTCGGGCGCGATTGTTTATGAGTGGATTCAGGAGGAGAATAGGTATGGGTTGATTCAGTATGAGAATCcgaccaaggaggaggatgtggtgaaTGGTGTGGTGAGGAGTGGGACGCCGAAGCCGGTGCAGCCTGATTTTGACAATTTGAAGGAGAAGTGGGAGCAGGTTGGGCAGCcgacgggggtggtgaaggacaGTTATGATGCTAAGCATGTCTCGGTCAGGCCTTGCCCGGAGGCGACgcagggggggtggttggtgaaggggaaTGTCAAGTTGCCGGCGGTGGGTGAGACGTTTACGGGGACGTATGAGAGTGTGCCTAGTGCTACTGTTGCTCCTACGACTGctggaggggatgaggggacGGGCACAGCTGCCAATCCGGCCAGTGAGACGCAGAATCCCGCTGCGCCGACCAAGGTTGTGTTTagggggatggtggcggggttggtgggagtGATGTTGTTTTTTACGGTGTGGTTTTAGAgagacgggggtggtgtttacttctttcttcttcttttacTGTTCTTACAAGAAAAGTTGGTGGCTTTAAACTGGGTAGGTATCTCAAAGCATGGGGCATATGGTTGTCATGGTACTAGGTCGGGCATTGGGCTGGGGAAAATGGTTGGGCGgacgggagagggggaaacGGAGGCGTTTGAGGGTTTGTGatatacttttttttttcacttcTAGTGTGAAGGCATGATGAGATGTGGGTGTATCCTTGCATGCATGggcttttctttcttcattgttttattttattttttatgAGATAATGTTGGGTTAATGAGGGAATGGGGTTTCCGAGATGACTGAATTGATGTGGGATACACGAGGAAGGTTTGTGATCATGGCGGGTCGTCGTCGGGAACAAGCATAATGTTAACGTCGAGATGTGGGTGATATGAAGATGATGGACAGGCTACATGTTGTACATATTAGAGAATACACAGCAGGAAGGGGGGTACGTGAGATCCCGTTGTAGTACTTAATCTACTTTCGATTTGTGTGTGAGATTCAAATAAAATTGAGGGTGTTCCCAGTAAATTTTAGAGGTGGACGGGTTGTGGCATGGtaagaggttgttgttgtggttgggtgATAGAGGAGAGACGTTGTCCAAggaaaagatgggatgatggtggtgtgaggTTTGTGGGTTTTGTCATACAGGATCAAGCGGGCTAGGCTTGAGGTAGCGATGGTTGAGAGGCTGTTGTTACTACACCGTCACGCTTATCTTTGGTGTATTGGTAGCTAACTACCTAATTAGAAGAGATTTCTTGCCGGGATGAACAACACCGCCACTGTCAGACCAGATGACGAGATGCCGGCCCAGAGTATCGACAGGAAGATGATTCGGTCTTGCAGGACGATCAGAGGTTTGCTTTCTACCGGGACTGCGGTGGTGAAGGTCTTTTTCTTCCAGCTCTGTTGTCGGTATTGCTCCTCCCAGGTGGTATTTTGCTCTCTGTCTCTTGCGTCGACGCCTGTCGGGGTAAATGGGGCTGTGGaactggtgctggtgctggtcgtGTCCATCCTCTCatgcccccttttctcaTTCTTGTCGGTCGAGGGCGAGTGGAAGAGTGGAAGGGAGGTTTGCTCCCAAGGGCGAAGTTGGCGTTTTTGTTGAAAGTGGAGGTATACATCCAGCCCTTTGATAGAGGCGAATAACCCAGTAAGCCCGGGCCAGAAGAATAGCAACCCGAGGACTCGTAGGTAGGAGGATTGCTTTGAGAggatcaacaccatctcgacGATGAGCCCTAGTAGCGCGAGGATGGCGCAGATTACACCCGTGAAGACAAGCCGAGCAGTGTTTGCGTTGGTAATCGAGTGGCGGATGAAAGCTGGATGAAGTAGGTTTCTTAGTGTCGACTCGACTGACATGAATGCTGGAAGTAGGGCGGTAGGGTGGGTTGTATGCTGCACCGCACGTATGCACTGCTCTCTGTCGTGCTGTGATAGACATTTCAACGTCtcgggagaggagaggaagagctTTATTATGCGGGAGAGTtcggggtggttgggttggatggtGACTACTCTTGTCAGTTCAAATTTCACAGGAAAAAAAGGGCAGCGGTTGGAAGGTTACATGGCTGCCAACTACACCCTCTCATCGACTCGGTCGGGCTCAAAATCCCACTTATAGAAGACGACGGCGTCCTCGGTTGCCCCGAAACAACAACCGACACAGCGCTCGCTGTTGTAACAGTAGAAGAAGCTGAACTCGACCGGCTTCTTGACATATCACCTTCCTTCTCGGGCTGCTCGTCAGAATGAGGGGAACTGATGTCCATAACTGCGAGcaccttctccatcctcaagctcctgGCCCGTTTGTGGCTGTAAGTGATAAACCTTGCTGCTCTTGGGCCTTCGGTGGCTTTTTCTGGGTCCCATGCTGGGGATAGGGCtttttggcgagggagaagttGGGACCAGCGTTGGACGTAGTCCCAGTAccagaggaagaagtggaGGATTtcgggggagtgggaggagtgggttAGGTAGAGTGTGAAgtcggggagggagcaggGCTGGGATCGGGTGTTAGTGGTGGCGATGAtaggggggaaaggggtggctTACGGAGGCTGTTTGGTTCTTGACTACATTTTCGAAGGAGAGCTCTTTGGGGAtcttgggggaaggggttgttggttgggggagcTGGTTTGCTTCAAAGTCCGCCATATTAAGAGGATGTTTGTGATTCAAGTTGGAACGAGAACGGTCTTGGACAGTGCCTGtcagggaggtggtggtagaaACATCAAAAGGTGGTCGAGCATGAGAGATCGATGAGATGTTTAGACACTCATGGGACCTGGTCTAGACTAATATGAAAAAGCCAAAGTCGTCCAGAAATGGATCAGACGAGCTTCATCCAAAGACGGGAAACCACACATTTTAGTAACCTGTTCCATGTTCTGCTTAAGGCATCTAGAATAGCACTCTTAAGACGACAAACTTGGTCCACCAATCACGGTACTCTACAAGCCTCATAAGCCTCGCCCAGAAGTGCTCAATCGTGCGTTGCGGCGGCCCAAGGGATCGAGGCCGTCGATGTATCTGGAGGCGAGCAGATCAAGGGGCGCTGACGAAATCTCTCTTGCAACCGCAAGCCCTCCCCAAATCGACAAAAAGGTCTGATCGTGCTCAAAACcaggggtgagggagatCAATGCCGCGTGCCTTGTGGCGGAGGCTAAAGCATGTCATGTAAGTAACGACTTTCCCGATCGGGAAACTGATCCTTCGACAGCTCGCTTTTGGAATCCGGGGAAGGTAACTACTTCGGTCGGTCAGGGGCTCGTTCGTCGCCCTGCGGTCCGTTACCCGCCAGATCTActaaaaaaaagaaagggaaaaggcaCAGTACCGCTGCCGGGTCGGTTGTTGAGTCGGTGACTTGGCTCGCGGTCCCGTTAGTCTCGCGTTTCAGATCTTCGATAGGCGGGATGTCTAAAACCAAACTTGGAATTTATTCCAGGAATGATAAGGATAAACTTGTTGATTGTCAATGCCTTCAAGTGATCTTCCTGGGTAAACAAAAAACCATAAAGTTCGTGGTTTCGATTGCTGATGATGTTTGgtgggagttgttggtggtgagtaAGATCTGTCAGACCTGGTGTAAGGCGACCAAAGCATCGTCAGCATCATCCTTATGCAAGCTTCCTAAACAATGGGAGTCTTTAAAGTGAGGCTCTTCTGCCGCATGCAACCCTCCCATCGCTAGTGATGGAACACCCTCCGTCTCATCGGAATTACAGTTACCTCGCTGGCCCCCAAATCCGGGTTGCATTCTGAGTGCCGACGGCCCTCGAAGCCTTTAGCGACATCTTATACCGGGCTATACGTCGaacaattttttttttttttttttgcataAATTTCCGAGGGAGCGGTACAGTCGAAGGCCCCTTGTTACTTGCTGTTGACCCTATGTTGGGAACGAAGTATCATCGACACACGGAGCCGTagatcatcatcacccctgGGCTGGCTTATCTCGAATGTTTGTGGGACACGTCAAGTGGTCTTTTGGACTTCTTCATGATAACCCGTTACGCCGTGGACAAATAAATGGAGACGTCTATTGCGAACGAGACCTTGTGGTGTCGTCGATGGGCGTGACAAGTGCATCGGCGAGATGTACCCGTAAGCTTTCTTTCAGAGGTCCAGTAGCTTCGGTCACCTCATCATCTATACACCTTTAGTTATTGTCCCTTCGACCGCCAAGGACATTGGAGTAAAGTTGCAACCCAGAATCTGATGACACtgatgtgatggtgggatgcCCAGGCCCAACGGTGTAAGACGGACCAATTCCGAGGCTGAAGGAGCCGGTAGTCAACCACCGACTGGGTGCATTAAGCCTACCATTACGACAACACCGGGCAATAATCAAACGCCACGCCTTGGGCTATAGCGAGTAGGATTGCTGAACCAAGGTTCTGGTTAGAAATGGCGATACCACCTCACAGCGTTGTTCTTCGTAttcgaggttggggatggtcAGCAGGTTGTCAGATGGAAAGCCAGGTTCAAGAGATGTAAATGAGAATATATATTTCATCTTCGGGACCGTTGCTGTCTCATGGAAAAAGTCGGTAATTATCCGGGATAAAGACATAACAATGCATTTTCGATCTGTTATTGAACTGTTGGCGATGTCGTCGTTGGCCGTGACGGGCGCCTCGGCGGCGTGCACTCGTAAGTCTCTGTCATATCTTCTTGGCTTGGAGTTCTCATAGACTGACTCCAGCGGCGAACAGCGATCCCAT
This window of the Podospora pseudoanserina strain CBS 124.78 chromosome 3, whole genome shotgun sequence genome carries:
- a CDS encoding hypothetical protein (EggNog:ENOG503NY3X; COG:G; CAZy:GH72), with product MKLSWPAAIAALAVATTVEAIGPISSVGNKLFTPDGKQFFVKGIAYQLSPDDPLIDTEQCKRDVELMKELGPNTIRVYHVDADKNHDGCMKAFNDAGITALIDLDTFDTYIEPAKPAWTKRMHDRYAEVMDAFIKYDNVLGFFVGNEIISTEAHSQAAPFIKAAVRDMKAHRGAKNYREVPIGYSAADIAELRPMLQDYLTCGGNSSENVDFFALNSYEWCDPSTYETSGYENLQKQAKDFPVPIFFSETGCNVPGPRLFDDQLAIFGPKMRNDWSGAIVYEWIQEENRYGLIQYENPTKEEDVVNGVVRSGTPKPVQPDFDNLKEKWEQVGQPTGVVKDSYDAKHVSVRPCPEATQGGWLVKGNVKLPAVGETFTGTYESVPSATVAPTTAGGDEGTGTAANPASETQNPAAPTKVVFRGMVAGLVGVMLFFTVWF
- a CDS encoding hypothetical protein (EggNog:ENOG503NYW3), whose amino-acid sequence is MADFEANQLPQPTTPSPKIPKELSFENVVKNQTASPCSLPDFTLYLTHSSHSPEILHFFLWYWDYVQRWSQLLPRQKALSPAWDPEKATEGPRAARFITYSHKRARSLRMEKVLAVMDISSPHSDEQPEKEGDMSRSRSSSASSTVTTASAVSVVVSGQPRTPSSSISGILSPTESMRGCSWQPFTIQPNHPELSRIIKLFLSSPETLKCLSQHDREQCIRAVQHTTHPTALLPAFMSVESTLRNLLHPAFIRHSITNANTARLVFTGVICAILALLGLIVEMVLILSKQSSYLRVLGLLFFWPGLTGLFASIKGLDVYLHFQQKRQLRPWEQTSLPLFHSPSTDKNEKRGHERMDTTSTSTSSTAPFTPTGVDARDREQNTTWEEQYRQQSWKKKTFTTAVPVESKPLIVLQDRIIFLSILWAGISSSGLTVAVLFIPARNLF